A genomic stretch from Theobroma cacao cultivar B97-61/B2 chromosome 4, Criollo_cocoa_genome_V2, whole genome shotgun sequence includes:
- the LOC18601781 gene encoding calcium/calmodulin-regulated receptor-like kinase 2 — protein MVHKGDLVAIGISVGLALGILLASLVFFGLRWYKKRANLRRCSNERSVTVLPIRTNGLGTSTDFSASLSNPIAVQGPEYHQKSSPNSWWSLHSKDRFASASGLPKYSYKDVQKATQTFTTILGEGSFGPVYKATMPTGGVVAVKVLASNSHQGEKEFHTEVCLLGRLHHRNLVNLVGYCVDKGQRMLIYEFMSNGSLANILYSEGRSLSWEERLQIGLDISHGIEYLHEGAVPPVIHRDLKSANILLDQSMRAKVADFGLSKEEVYDGRNSGLKGTYGYIDPEYISTNKFTMKSDIYSFGVIIFELITAIHPHQNLMEYVNLATMSPDGVDEILDNQLVGKCKIEEVRELAKIAHKCLHNSPRKRPSIGEVTQAILKIKQRRLAKEDTMSLAEGDFSRIMSRIQDQHIELTKLASLKETS, from the exons ATGGTTCATAAAGGTGATTTAGTTGCCATCGGCATCTCTGTTGGCTTGGCCCTTGGTATCTTGTTAGCTTCACTGGTATTTTTTGGATTAAGGTGGTACAAAAAGCGTGCAAACCTCAGACGGTGTTCAAATGAGCGTAGTGTTACAGTTCTCCCTATAAGAACAAATGGCTTGGGTACAAGCACTGACTTCAGTGCATCTCTCTCGAATCCTATAGCCGTTCAGGGACCAGAATATCATCAGAAAAGTTCTCCAAATTCTTGGTGGAGTCTTCATAGTAAAGATCGCTTTGCTTCTGCATCAGGCTTGCCAAAGTATTCTTATAA GGATGTCCAGAAAGCTACACAAACTTTTACAACTATTTTAGGAGAAGGATCATTTGGCCCAGTCTATAAAGCCACAATGCCTACTGGTGGAGTGGTGGCTGTAAAGGTGCTTGCTTCCAATTCTCATCAGGGGGAGAAAGAGTTCCACACAGAG GTTTGTTTACTAGGAAGGCTGCATCATAGAAATCTGGTGAACTTGGTAGGATATTGCGTCGATAAAGGGCAGCGCATGTTAATTTATGAGTTCATGAGTAATGGGAGCTTGGCAAACATTCTATATA GTGAAGGACGGAGTTTGAGTTGGGAAGAAAGACTTCAAATTGGTCTTGATATTTCACACGGCATAGAATATCTTCATGAAGGG GCAGTCCCTCCAGTAATACACCGTGATTTAAAGTCTGCTAATATATTATTGGACCAGTCAATGCGAGCCAAG GTTGCTGATTTTGGGCTGTCAAAAGAAGAGGTTTATGACGGCCGAAACTCCGGTCTTAAAGGTACATATGGCTACATAGACCCGGAGTACATATCCACAAACAAGTTCACAATGAAGAGTGACATATACAGTTTCGGAGTTATCATATTTGAGCTAATTACAGCCATCCACCCACACCAAAACTTAATGGAATATGTTAATCTT GCCACTATGAGTCCAGATGGTGTTGATGAAATACTTGATAACCAACTGGTTGGAAAATGCAAGATTGAAGAAGTGAGGGAGCTAGCCAAAATTGCCCATAAATGCCTGCACAACTCACCAAGAAAGCGGCCTTCAATAGGTGAAGTAACACAGGCTATACTCAAGATAAAACAGAGGCGCCTTGCTAAAGAAGACACAATGTCTTTGGCTGAAGGAGATTTTTCACGAATTATGAGTCGGATACAGGATCAACATATAGAACTGACCAAGCTGGCTAGCTTGAAGGAGACTAGTTGA